Proteins encoded by one window of Gemmatimonadales bacterium:
- a CDS encoding cold-shock protein: MAQGKVKWFNDAKGFGFVQQDGGPDVFVHHTAIVADGFRSLAEGDRVEFEVKQGPKGLQAANVRKIA; this comes from the coding sequence ATGGCGCAGGGCAAGGTGAAGTGGTTCAACGACGCGAAGGGCTTCGGTTTCGTCCAGCAGGACGGCGGCCCGGATGTCTTCGTGCACCACACGGCGATCGTGGCGGACGGGTTCCGTTCGCTCGCCGAGGGTGACCGCGTCGAGTTCGAGGTCAAGCAGGGCCCCAAGGGTCTTCAGGCCGCGAACGTTCGCAAGATCGCGTAA
- a CDS encoding PAS domain S-box protein — protein sequence MSGDLMPPDRRGRSRRREDLERDRLFELTRDMLCVSGFDGVFRQINPAFERALGHPLSELKSKPFIEFVMPEDRERSLREFVRVCGGEETVTFENRFLHADGSYRWLQWNATSDEEHEVVYAVARDITERKSQEAELARLANVVASSNDAIIGMSLHGVVEHWNPAAEDIFGYPGYEMHDKPLSLLIPPGHVDHLPQILDSIRRGQRIAHYETIRRRKDGAVINVSLTVSPVRDAAGHITGASAVARDITDRKQAEAERLALMQKLEHALARTKRMTGGLPVCTSCKRVRDDRGFWHEVMDFIADHSDAKPVPALCESCAERTGASGPLSTNA from the coding sequence ATGAGCGGGGATCTGATGCCCCCCGACCGCCGCGGCCGCTCCCGCCGCCGCGAGGACCTCGAGCGCGACCGGCTCTTCGAGCTCACGCGCGACATGCTGTGCGTCTCCGGTTTCGACGGTGTGTTCCGCCAGATCAACCCGGCGTTCGAGCGCGCGCTCGGCCACCCGCTTTCCGAGCTGAAGTCGAAGCCGTTCATCGAGTTCGTGATGCCTGAAGACCGCGAGCGGAGCCTGAGGGAGTTCGTGAGGGTCTGCGGCGGCGAGGAGACGGTGACGTTCGAGAACCGCTTCCTCCACGCCGACGGCTCGTACCGCTGGCTCCAGTGGAATGCGACCAGCGACGAGGAACATGAGGTCGTTTACGCCGTGGCGCGGGACATAACCGAGCGGAAGAGCCAGGAGGCCGAGCTGGCGCGCCTGGCCAACGTTGTCGCATCCTCCAACGACGCGATCATCGGGATGTCGCTCCACGGTGTCGTCGAGCACTGGAACCCCGCCGCCGAGGACATCTTCGGCTACCCGGGGTACGAAATGCATGACAAGCCGTTATCGCTGCTCATCCCGCCGGGGCATGTGGACCACCTGCCGCAGATCCTGGACAGCATCCGGCGCGGCCAGCGGATCGCCCACTACGAGACGATCCGGCGGCGGAAGGACGGCGCGGTGATAAACGTCTCCCTGACCGTCTCGCCGGTCCGCGACGCCGCGGGCCACATCACCGGCGCCTCGGCCGTGGCACGCGACATCACCGACCGTAAGCAGGCCGAAGCGGAGCGCCTCGCGCTGATGCAGAAGCTCGAGCACGCCCTCGCCCGCACCAAGCGCATGACGGGCGGCCTTCCGGTGTGCACCTCCTGCAAGAGAGTGCGAGACGACCGGGGCTTCTGGCACGAGGTCATGGATTTCATCGCAGATCACTCGGACGCCAAACCCGTTCCCGCGCTCTGCGAATCCTGCGCCGAGAGGACCGGCGCGTCCGGCCCCCTCAGCACCAACGCGTAA